From a single Candidatus Microthrix subdominans genomic region:
- a CDS encoding FAD-binding oxidoreductase, producing the protein MASHNDSHISDGHVSDSDVADIAIIGGGIAGVSAAYWLAHHPSAPSVTVLEAEDTLAHHTTGRSAAQLIPNLGAIPLRPLTLASVPFFHAPPEGFAEFPLVTPRAVVTVAPPGDEAAFEAQLAAAQAVDPNTREIDVDEACALFPGLRPEACGRAMLEPSGDDIDVAALHQAFTVGARRAGATIERSWRLETAERSVLEGDASSNGTFERQAGGGSADRWLLGSDDGRTITARIVVNAAGAWGDVVAGICGVAGVGLEPRRRTAFMTPSTFDGSSEWPMVVDVAHRWYAKPDGTQFLCSPADETLSPPCDSKPEELDVALAIDLINQATTLGIRTVSSAWAGLRTFAPDESMVIGPDPEVPSFVWCVGQGGTGIQTAPAAGRLLADLTLDGAPSPFFDPRPETNLAVIDLAALTPERLVRRPVVTA; encoded by the coding sequence ATGGCGTCACACAACGACAGTCACATCAGCGACGGTCACGTCAGCGACAGCGACGTCGCGGACATAGCGATCATCGGCGGTGGCATCGCCGGGGTATCGGCGGCCTACTGGCTGGCGCACCACCCCAGCGCTCCGTCGGTCACCGTGCTGGAGGCCGAGGACACCCTCGCCCACCACACCACCGGTCGGTCCGCCGCCCAGCTCATTCCCAACCTTGGCGCCATACCGCTACGTCCGCTGACGTTGGCCTCGGTGCCGTTCTTCCACGCCCCGCCCGAGGGCTTTGCCGAATTTCCGCTCGTCACCCCTCGGGCCGTCGTTACCGTGGCTCCGCCCGGCGACGAAGCCGCCTTCGAAGCACAGCTCGCTGCTGCCCAAGCGGTCGACCCGAACACGCGCGAGATCGACGTCGACGAGGCATGCGCGCTGTTCCCCGGGCTGCGACCCGAGGCGTGCGGACGGGCGATGCTGGAGCCCTCCGGCGACGACATCGACGTGGCGGCCCTGCACCAGGCGTTCACCGTCGGAGCCCGGCGCGCCGGGGCGACGATCGAACGCTCCTGGCGCCTCGAGACGGCCGAACGATCTGTTCTCGAGGGTGATGCGTCCTCGAACGGGACGTTCGAGCGACAGGCCGGTGGGGGCTCGGCCGACCGCTGGTTGCTGGGCTCCGACGACGGGCGGACGATCACCGCACGCATCGTGGTCAACGCAGCGGGGGCCTGGGGCGACGTCGTGGCCGGCATCTGCGGGGTGGCCGGCGTCGGCCTGGAACCGCGTCGCCGCACGGCATTCATGACGCCCAGCACCTTCGACGGCTCGTCGGAGTGGCCGATGGTGGTCGACGTGGCCCACCGCTGGTACGCCAAGCCCGACGGCACCCAATTTCTGTGCTCGCCCGCGGATGAAACCCTGTCGCCGCCCTGCGATTCCAAGCCGGAGGAGCTCGACGTCGCCCTCGCCATCGACCTGATCAACCAGGCGACCACCCTGGGCATTCGCACGGTCAGCTCCGCCTGGGCCGGCCTGCGGACCTTTGCTCCGGACGAGTCGATGGTGATCGGCCCCGACCCCGAGGTGCCCAGCTTCGTGTGGTGCGTCGGCCAGGGCGGAACCGGCATCCAAACCGCGCCGGCCGCAGGACGTCTGCTGGCCGACCTGACGCTCGACGGGGCTCCATCGCCGTTCTTCGACCCCCGACCCGAGACGAACCTCGCCGTCATCGACCTGGCCGCGCTCACCCCGGAGCGGCTGGTCCGCAGGCCGGTCGTGACCGCCTGA
- a CDS encoding DNA-protecting protein DprA, with translation MSEFHQSDCQKPDSELLFDQCDPHRGTPAGANLMRGRPQCRSRLRRRYGRLKEGTMDSSDLISHPAVVLALAERVCPSLNGPSSFRLAAALEALDAGLDLNDFEGLADVAVEIQKIDRQRVEHWGRVLEESDVRLVSVLDDEYPTNLRMVHDHPPFLFVRGSMERADERAVAVVGTRKPSEEGLAAARDIAAKMAHLSITVVSGMAIGIDTAAHRGSLAAGGRTVAVLGSGLDRVYPASNRGLARSIERSGAVVSQFWPDMGPTRWSFPVRNIVTSGLSLGTVVVEAGPTSGARQQADHALRHGKRLYLLRRLVSAQAWAREMADLPGVLAIDDIDQIVADIEAEVMESDDVLI, from the coding sequence GTGAGCGAGTTCCACCAAAGTGATTGTCAAAAACCCGACAGCGAACTACTGTTCGATCAGTGCGACCCGCATAGGGGCACGCCAGCGGGCGCTAACTTGATGCGCGGCAGGCCACAATGCCGGTCAAGGCTGCGACGCCGGTACGGTCGACTCAAGGAGGGAACCATGGATTCGAGCGACCTCATCTCACACCCGGCAGTCGTTCTTGCCCTGGCCGAGCGAGTCTGCCCATCACTCAACGGTCCAAGCTCGTTTCGACTGGCTGCTGCCTTGGAAGCTCTCGATGCAGGCCTCGATCTCAATGACTTCGAAGGCCTGGCAGACGTAGCGGTCGAGATTCAGAAGATCGATCGACAGCGTGTCGAGCACTGGGGCCGGGTGCTCGAAGAGTCGGATGTGCGGCTGGTCTCGGTGCTCGACGATGAGTACCCGACCAACCTGCGAATGGTTCACGACCATCCGCCGTTCCTCTTCGTTCGAGGCTCGATGGAACGAGCTGATGAGCGAGCGGTAGCGGTGGTCGGAACCCGAAAGCCGTCGGAGGAAGGGCTGGCTGCGGCGAGGGACATCGCCGCCAAGATGGCTCATCTGAGCATCACAGTCGTCTCGGGAATGGCGATTGGGATCGACACGGCTGCGCACCGGGGCTCTCTTGCTGCTGGAGGTCGCACTGTCGCTGTGCTGGGGTCAGGGCTAGATCGCGTCTATCCGGCTTCGAACCGAGGCCTGGCACGGTCTATCGAGCGCTCGGGAGCGGTCGTTTCGCAGTTCTGGCCGGACATGGGGCCGACGCGATGGAGCTTCCCCGTGAGGAATATCGTGACCTCCGGGTTGTCACTTGGCACAGTCGTCGTCGAGGCCGGCCCAACCTCCGGTGCCAGGCAGCAGGCTGACCACGCGCTACGGCACGGCAAACGTCTGTACCTTTTGCGGCGACTTGTCTCAGCTCAAGCCTGGGCTCGGGAGATGGCCGACCTTCCAGGAGTGCTAGCCATCGACGACATCGACCAGATCGTGGCCGACATTGAGGCTGAGGTCATGGAGTCTGACGACGTGCTGATCTAG
- a CDS encoding prepilin peptidase produces the protein MLIVMATLFGLAIGSFSCVVIDRLPVPLDEPNEFGERFTMRPWAEVAGGRSRCSACGTDVPAHLNVPVFAWLFLRGRCKNCGASIGAFHPMVEASVPLLWLALAWALGWGWTLVPMLWFVPVAVIVGVIDLRTLMVPTKLVWPAAGISVVLIAASAVGLGETAVVVGALLGAAVLSGALFVIWFAKPGGLGFGDVRLAVLIGLHIGALVGTGGMILVVFSVVLTMGVAAFVGLILGGVLWAQGNRRTAPVMPVTASSPEQRSPDDDLPTEASAQAMEGAAAVAGDEPEATGISTLAVPFGPALLAAALIVAAASPQLIYSLGL, from the coding sequence ATGTTGATCGTGATGGCAACGCTGTTTGGCCTGGCCATCGGGTCGTTTAGCTGCGTGGTGATCGATCGCCTGCCCGTACCCCTCGATGAGCCCAACGAGTTTGGCGAGCGGTTCACCATGCGGCCTTGGGCCGAGGTGGCCGGGGGTCGCAGCCGGTGCTCGGCCTGCGGCACCGACGTGCCTGCTCACCTCAACGTGCCGGTGTTCGCCTGGCTGTTCCTTCGGGGCCGATGCAAGAACTGCGGCGCGTCGATCGGGGCGTTTCACCCGATGGTCGAGGCCAGCGTGCCGCTGCTGTGGCTGGCGCTGGCGTGGGCGCTGGGCTGGGGATGGACGCTGGTGCCGATGCTGTGGTTCGTGCCCGTCGCCGTGATCGTGGGGGTGATCGACCTGCGCACCCTGATGGTGCCGACCAAGTTGGTGTGGCCGGCGGCCGGTATCTCGGTCGTGCTGATCGCCGCTTCGGCGGTCGGCCTAGGCGAGACCGCCGTGGTGGTGGGCGCGCTGTTGGGGGCGGCGGTGCTCAGCGGGGCGCTGTTCGTCATCTGGTTTGCCAAGCCGGGCGGCCTGGGCTTCGGCGATGTGCGCCTGGCCGTGCTGATCGGGCTGCACATCGGTGCGCTGGTCGGTACCGGCGGCATGATCCTGGTTGTGTTTTCGGTGGTGCTCACCATGGGTGTGGCCGCCTTCGTGGGCCTGATACTCGGTGGTGTCTTGTGGGCGCAGGGCAACCGTCGCACTGCTCCGGTCATGCCCGTCACCGCATCGTCACCCGAACAGCGGTCCCCGGATGACGACCTCCCAACCGAGGCTTCCGCCCAGGCGATGGAGGGAGCAGCCGCCGTCGCCGGCGACGAGCCGGAGGCCACGGGCATCAGCACTTTGGCCGTGCCTTTCGGCCCGGCGCTGCTGGCGGCGGCCCTGATCGTCGCCGCCGCCTCGCCGCAGCTGATCTATAGCCTGGGACTATGA
- a CDS encoding TetR family transcriptional regulator, producing MLTERSRAGDVLFDQHPVGGTSIDDLDVELFRSTYLPSAIDPDVLAENDRVLDQQLSSLGMLDPESAEVRVLGLLVVGFDPTGFVPGAYVQFVRYQGSDEASHVMDQEELRGNLIGQLDVLGRLLSSNIRTSVIDVGGLRQENRPDYPTAALRELVLNALTHRDYEHFNAPIRLAWFEDRIEVSSPGGPYGVVTKETFAERNDYRNPSLAAAMKNLGYVNRFGRGITLVKGLLEANGNPPAEYQVEDNYWSVTVRRGS from the coding sequence GTGCTGACCGAGCGCAGTCGCGCCGGGGATGTGCTGTTCGATCAGCACCCGGTTGGAGGTACGAGTATCGATGATCTCGATGTCGAGCTGTTTCGTTCCACCTACCTGCCGTCCGCCATCGATCCGGACGTGTTGGCCGAGAACGACCGGGTCCTCGACCAGCAGCTGTCATCACTGGGCATGTTGGACCCGGAGTCAGCTGAGGTCCGCGTCCTTGGCTTGCTCGTGGTTGGATTCGATCCCACAGGCTTTGTTCCCGGCGCCTACGTGCAGTTCGTTCGCTACCAAGGCTCGGACGAAGCGTCTCATGTCATGGACCAGGAGGAGCTTCGGGGAAACCTGATCGGCCAACTTGATGTGCTGGGTCGGCTGTTGAGTTCAAACATCCGGACGTCGGTCATCGATGTCGGGGGCCTGCGCCAAGAGAATCGGCCCGACTATCCCACCGCTGCGCTGAGGGAGTTGGTGCTCAACGCGTTGACTCACCGGGACTACGAGCACTTCAACGCGCCCATTCGGCTGGCGTGGTTTGAGGATCGCATCGAGGTGTCAAGCCCCGGAGGGCCCTACGGTGTCGTCACCAAAGAGACGTTCGCCGAGCGAAACGACTACCGAAACCCGTCGTTGGCGGCCGCCATGAAGAACCTTGGCTATGTCAACCGGTTCGGCCGAGGCATCACGCTGGTGAAAGGCCTACTCGAAGCCAACGGTAACCCACCAGCGGAGTACCAGGTAGAGGACAACTACTGGTCCGTCACCGTCAGGAGGGGGTCGTGA
- a CDS encoding ParA family protein, protein MFNNKGGVGKTTLTYHLAHMVSRLGWRVLAVDLDPQANLTSAFFDEQKLESLWEPMSNGTVLSAISPLIRGLGDIDVPMPHEAAERLWLLPGDLGLSSFEDRLSDAWPRSLMGDESAIRVTTAFHRVVGQAASRVGADVVLLDVGPNLGALNRSALLASDDVAIPLAADLFSLQGLRNLGPALRDWRHFWQELGLPKVPEYIDAPSGLMKPLGYVVLQHAVRLDRPVKAYDRWLRRIPTEFHRSVLGESDPTVTSSGDAYQLATVRNYRSLVPLAQDARKPMFDLRAADGALGSTSRLVQTCYREFEQLANSVMSAANIPLPVAS, encoded by the coding sequence CTGTTCAACAACAAGGGCGGTGTTGGCAAGACGACCCTCACCTACCACTTGGCCCACATGGTGTCGCGCCTCGGCTGGCGGGTCCTAGCCGTCGACCTCGATCCGCAGGCCAATCTCACTTCGGCGTTCTTTGATGAACAGAAACTCGAGTCGCTCTGGGAGCCGATGAGCAACGGCACGGTGCTGTCTGCCATCTCGCCCCTTATCCGAGGGCTTGGCGATATAGACGTCCCCATGCCGCACGAAGCAGCGGAACGGTTGTGGCTTCTTCCCGGGGATCTCGGTTTGAGCAGCTTCGAGGACCGCCTGTCCGATGCATGGCCCAGGAGCTTGATGGGCGACGAGAGTGCTATCCGGGTGACGACGGCTTTCCACCGAGTCGTCGGTCAAGCCGCATCTCGGGTTGGTGCCGACGTTGTGTTGCTCGATGTTGGTCCCAACCTGGGTGCGCTCAACCGTTCGGCGCTCTTGGCGTCGGACGATGTGGCTATTCCACTTGCCGCAGACCTGTTCTCGCTTCAAGGCCTGCGCAATCTCGGTCCGGCTTTGCGAGACTGGCGCCACTTTTGGCAGGAGTTGGGGCTGCCAAAGGTGCCCGAATATATCGATGCACCAAGTGGATTGATGAAGCCGCTCGGCTACGTCGTGTTGCAACACGCGGTGCGGTTGGATCGGCCGGTCAAGGCCTATGACCGCTGGCTTCGTCGAATCCCAACCGAGTTCCACAGGTCGGTGCTCGGCGAATCTGATCCGACGGTGACCTCGTCTGGGGATGCCTATCAACTTGCTACGGTCCGGAACTATCGCAGTCTGGTACCTCTGGCTCAGGACGCTCGGAAACCCATGTTCGACCTGCGGGCGGCGGACGGAGCGCTCGGTTCAACCAGCCGGCTGGTTCAGACCTGCTACCGGGAGTTTGAGCAACTAGCCAACAGCGTGATGTCAGCCGCGAATATTCCTCTGCCGGTCGCGTCGTAG
- a CDS encoding type II toxin-antitoxin system VapC family toxin gives MAGLLLDSHVVRWWLDDHPMLGEGTRQLIAVSPEVLVSVVTPWELGVEKALGKLSFPDGLVDEVEANGFSMLSISSVHAEAAPALPLHHRDPFDRMLIAQCLCDGLTLVTADRAFEVYEVDLQDARA, from the coding sequence GTGGCGGGGCTCCTCCTCGACAGCCATGTCGTCCGGTGGTGGCTGGATGACCACCCGATGCTGGGGGAGGGGACGCGCCAGTTGATCGCCGTCTCGCCCGAGGTGCTGGTTTCGGTGGTCACGCCCTGGGAGCTCGGGGTTGAGAAGGCGCTTGGCAAGCTGTCCTTTCCCGACGGGCTCGTCGACGAGGTGGAGGCGAACGGCTTTTCGATGCTCAGCATCTCGTCGGTCCACGCCGAAGCGGCGCCGGCGCTGCCCCTGCACCATCGCGATCCGTTTGACCGGATGCTGATCGCCCAATGTCTCTGCGACGGGTTGACGCTGGTTACCGCAGACCGAGCGTTCGAGGTCTACGAGGTTGACCTACAGGACGCTCGGGCCTGA
- the murA gene encoding UDP-N-acetylglucosamine 1-carboxyvinyltransferase, with amino-acid sequence MAITDTDLTPVPQPTQSEPSTPMASTFGAGHAERWRITGGSPVSGEVRSAGAKNAVTKELVATLLTDEPCTFTNVPRIGEIDATLPMLAQLGTKYEWVDDHTLTLHTPEITGQISEEYSGINRIPILFMGPLLNRIGEAEVPLVGGCTIGPRPVDYHVEGLRAMGAEIDISPHRFRATTDRLVGITHRLPYPSVGATENLILAAVTARGTTVIENAAMEPEVVDLVLFLQKMGANIAVDIDRRIMIQGVDRLGGATHRVIEDRIEIASYAVAAVATGGEVEVLGARQEHLLTFLNALRLVGGNFEVHDQGIRFWAEGPLTSHHIETDVHPGFMTDWQQPFVVLLTQADGPSVVHETVYENRFGYTKTLSRMGANISLTSQCLGSRTCRFANRDFSHSAVISGPTPLQPSDLVIPDLRAGFAYVLAALIAEGTSTLHDIGYLKRGYEDIPGKLGALGITVEELNAADA; translated from the coding sequence ATGGCGATCACCGACACAGACCTCACCCCGGTGCCCCAGCCAACCCAATCTGAGCCTTCCACCCCCATGGCGTCCACCTTCGGCGCCGGTCATGCCGAACGCTGGCGGATCACCGGTGGATCACCCGTATCAGGCGAAGTTCGGTCGGCCGGGGCAAAAAATGCCGTCACCAAGGAACTGGTGGCCACGCTGCTCACCGACGAACCGTGCACGTTTACCAACGTGCCCCGCATCGGCGAGATCGACGCGACGCTGCCCATGCTGGCGCAGCTGGGCACCAAGTACGAGTGGGTCGACGACCACACGCTCACCCTGCACACACCCGAGATCACCGGCCAGATCTCCGAGGAGTACTCGGGTATCAACCGCATCCCCATCCTGTTCATGGGGCCGCTGCTCAACCGCATCGGTGAGGCCGAGGTGCCGCTGGTGGGCGGCTGCACGATCGGCCCCCGACCCGTCGACTACCACGTCGAGGGGCTGCGGGCGATGGGCGCCGAGATCGACATCTCACCGCACCGCTTCCGCGCCACCACCGACCGTCTGGTCGGCATCACCCACCGGCTGCCCTACCCGTCGGTGGGAGCCACCGAAAACCTGATCCTCGCTGCGGTGACCGCACGGGGCACCACGGTGATCGAGAACGCCGCCATGGAGCCCGAGGTGGTCGACCTGGTGCTGTTCCTCCAGAAGATGGGGGCCAACATCGCCGTCGATATCGACCGGCGCATCATGATCCAGGGGGTGGACCGCCTGGGCGGCGCCACCCACCGTGTGATCGAGGACCGCATCGAGATCGCCTCCTATGCTGTGGCCGCCGTCGCCACCGGCGGCGAGGTTGAAGTGCTTGGTGCCCGCCAGGAACACCTGCTGACGTTCCTCAACGCGCTGCGCCTCGTCGGGGGCAACTTCGAGGTGCACGACCAGGGCATCCGCTTCTGGGCCGAGGGCCCACTGACCTCCCACCACATCGAAACCGACGTTCACCCGGGGTTCATGACCGACTGGCAACAGCCCTTCGTCGTGCTGCTCACCCAGGCCGACGGCCCCTCGGTGGTGCACGAGACCGTGTACGAGAACCGGTTCGGCTACACCAAGACCCTGTCCCGCATGGGCGCCAACATCAGCCTCACCAGCCAGTGCCTGGGCAGCCGCACCTGCCGCTTCGCCAACCGCGACTTCAGCCACTCGGCCGTGATCTCGGGGCCCACCCCGCTGCAGCCGAGCGACCTGGTGATCCCCGACCTGCGGGCCGGGTTCGCCTACGTGCTCGCAGCCCTGATCGCCGAGGGCACCTCGACACTGCACGACATCGGCTACCTCAAGCGCGGCTACGAAGACATCCCCGGCAAGCTGGGCGCCCTGGGCATCACGGTTGAGGAACTGAACGCAGCCGACGCCTGA
- a CDS encoding M1 family metallopeptidase has protein sequence MPPRAETRRRGAAGLRQRVIGALCVTVLAGCGAGLSSASEAADRVATEASTTRADSSPDRSNGATTTSEGPGANDDGTADDGALGIGDDYFPDSGNPGYDVASYDLALDMKDDLVSFEAVATIALRTTEDLDELRLDLDGLTVTKATIDGDEVEHRRAGLDLVLTPEAPLPADEPVVVIVDYEGTPEPRGSGMLGEVGWIGEPNVGSYVASEPDGASNWFPANDHPSDKATFKFEITTPEGVEAVANGTRTGMTTEGGRTTWTWSPRDPMATYLATVAVGQYTFFEGTALGGIPLLSAVADEVVEAGGKAKVEALLGQLPGMMTLFAGRFGPYPFEIYGILVVDQPLGFALETQTRSLFGSDAWNEPVIQAHELAHQWYGDSVSLEAWEDIWLNEGFATMGEWLWAESDGGTGGPPLSSGSSLDPPLDPGVAGLFGPAVYQRGGLTLKALRDEVGDKAFFAIMTTWATDNALAKATTDDFLNLVERSDGADTRRLVEAWLTDPEPP, from the coding sequence ATGCCACCCCGAGCTGAGACCCGGCGCCGCGGCGCCGCCGGCCTGCGCCAGCGAGTGATTGGCGCGCTCTGCGTGACGGTGCTGGCCGGCTGTGGGGCGGGGTTGTCGTCGGCCTCCGAGGCGGCCGACCGTGTGGCGACTGAGGCGTCGACCACACGGGCAGACTCGTCGCCGGATCGCTCAAACGGCGCGACCACCACCTCCGAGGGCCCCGGAGCCAACGACGACGGAACCGCCGACGACGGGGCCCTCGGCATCGGCGACGACTATTTCCCCGACAGCGGCAACCCCGGCTACGACGTGGCCTCCTACGACCTGGCCCTCGATATGAAGGACGACCTGGTGAGCTTCGAGGCGGTTGCCACCATTGCCCTGCGCACCACCGAGGATCTCGACGAGCTGCGCTTGGACTTGGATGGCCTGACGGTGACCAAGGCGACGATCGATGGGGACGAGGTGGAGCATCGCCGTGCCGGTTTGGACCTGGTGCTCACCCCCGAGGCGCCGTTGCCCGCAGACGAGCCGGTGGTGGTGATCGTCGACTACGAGGGCACCCCGGAGCCACGCGGCTCGGGGATGCTCGGCGAGGTGGGCTGGATCGGTGAGCCCAACGTGGGTAGTTACGTCGCGTCCGAGCCCGACGGGGCCAGCAACTGGTTCCCGGCCAACGACCACCCGAGCGACAAGGCCACCTTCAAGTTCGAGATCACCACCCCGGAGGGGGTGGAGGCGGTGGCCAACGGCACCCGCACCGGAATGACGACCGAGGGGGGTCGCACCACGTGGACGTGGTCGCCGCGCGATCCGATGGCCACCTACCTGGCCACGGTGGCGGTCGGGCAGTACACGTTCTTTGAGGGCACCGCCCTCGGTGGCATCCCACTGCTGAGCGCGGTGGCCGATGAGGTGGTGGAGGCCGGCGGCAAGGCGAAGGTCGAGGCGCTGCTCGGGCAACTGCCGGGCATGATGACGCTGTTTGCGGGCCGTTTCGGCCCCTACCCGTTTGAGATCTACGGGATCCTGGTCGTCGACCAGCCGCTTGGGTTTGCGCTGGAGACCCAAACCCGGTCGCTGTTCGGGTCCGACGCGTGGAACGAACCCGTCATCCAGGCCCACGAGCTGGCGCACCAGTGGTACGGCGATTCGGTGAGCCTCGAGGCCTGGGAAGACATCTGGCTGAACGAGGGGTTCGCCACGATGGGGGAGTGGCTGTGGGCGGAGAGCGACGGCGGCACGGGCGGGCCACCGCTGTCGTCGGGGTCCTCGCTCGACCCGCCGCTCGACCCGGGCGTTGCTGGGTTGTTCGGCCCGGCGGTGTACCAGCGGGGCGGCCTCACGTTGAAGGCGCTGCGCGACGAGGTGGGCGACAAGGCGTTCTTCGCAATCATGACGACGTGGGCCACCGACAACGCCCTGGCCAAGGCCACCACCGACGACTTCCTCAACCTGGTCGAGCGTTCCGACGGAGCCGACACTCGCCGGCTGGTCGAGGCGTGGCTGACCGACCCCGAGCCGCCCTGA